The Corynebacterium qintianiae genome has a window encoding:
- the casA gene encoding type I-E CRISPR-associated protein Cse1/CasA translates to MTDPRFNLLDEPWIVVHDHEGTAHTVGIRQLFDGSLRASSIVGDSPTQDYAILRVLLAIFWRAHHDALAPQLASRKVRDEFSWSRWFTEKRKHFRAKGSDEDVLDYLNRYEDRFYLFDDHAPFMQVATLDTTKKTRSPISRIVPEAEHDYFTMRTGSGRASLTFAEAARWLVHTQAFDYSGIKSGAIADPRVKGGKGYPIGTGWTGMTGGTVITRETLLETLLFNSTPETIFAGNDDDLPAWERQPDGPAERPHPIPMGPADLATWQSRRVRLFSEGGFVTAVLVCNGDQIPEAGKNILKDPMTPYRYSSNKSKKGQPVYYARPYDLNRTMWRSLDPLIATQSDPGFTEKNLAPIRPKTLENLGSLSREGTLEREVLDLRIVSMEYGPQASSVGTIISASVSLPLVFFEDDDLAQEARFVARSAAEATMRAATSMGWFAGQLHVAAGADYVFGADATDKFLARLEPQFNRWLATLDWDSLETSGELWQRTVLADARLQANELVAGAGPKAIAGRVVPPRNEGDNPTVVSAGGLRDALARKLKKDLPLAHPRPTQQQEENAT, encoded by the coding sequence ATGACAGACCCACGCTTTAACCTGCTGGACGAGCCTTGGATAGTGGTGCACGACCACGAGGGGACGGCCCACACGGTCGGCATCCGCCAGCTTTTTGATGGCTCCCTTCGCGCCAGCTCCATTGTCGGGGATTCGCCGACGCAGGACTATGCAATACTGCGCGTGCTGCTCGCGATCTTTTGGCGAGCCCATCATGATGCGCTTGCGCCCCAGCTTGCGTCCAGGAAGGTAAGAGACGAATTCAGCTGGTCTCGATGGTTCACCGAAAAGCGGAAACACTTTAGGGCAAAGGGGTCCGACGAGGACGTTCTCGACTACCTCAATCGTTACGAGGACCGATTCTACCTCTTCGATGATCACGCGCCGTTCATGCAGGTGGCTACGCTGGATACGACGAAGAAGACTCGCAGTCCTATTTCGCGGATCGTGCCTGAGGCCGAGCACGACTACTTCACCATGCGCACCGGCTCCGGGCGCGCCTCGCTCACCTTCGCGGAGGCTGCGCGGTGGCTCGTGCATACCCAGGCCTTCGATTATTCGGGCATCAAGTCGGGCGCAATCGCCGATCCCCGCGTCAAAGGCGGTAAAGGGTATCCGATTGGCACCGGGTGGACGGGAATGACCGGTGGAACCGTTATCACGCGAGAGACTCTGCTGGAGACACTCTTGTTTAATTCGACCCCGGAGACGATTTTTGCCGGGAACGATGACGACCTCCCAGCCTGGGAACGTCAACCGGATGGCCCTGCCGAGCGTCCCCACCCCATCCCCATGGGCCCCGCAGACCTGGCTACGTGGCAAAGCAGGCGAGTGCGATTGTTTTCCGAAGGCGGCTTCGTCACGGCGGTCCTTGTGTGCAACGGAGACCAGATTCCGGAGGCAGGGAAGAACATCCTCAAAGACCCGATGACCCCGTACCGCTACAGCTCCAACAAGTCGAAGAAAGGGCAGCCCGTTTACTACGCGCGGCCTTATGACCTCAATAGGACGATGTGGCGCTCGCTCGACCCGCTCATCGCTACGCAGTCGGACCCCGGGTTTACCGAGAAGAATCTGGCGCCGATCCGGCCTAAAACGCTAGAGAACCTCGGTAGTTTGAGCCGCGAGGGCACATTGGAACGCGAGGTCCTCGACCTGCGTATTGTCTCGATGGAGTACGGCCCTCAGGCCTCGTCCGTTGGCACGATCATCAGCGCGAGTGTCAGCCTCCCACTGGTGTTCTTCGAGGATGATGACCTGGCTCAAGAAGCACGATTTGTCGCGCGGAGCGCCGCTGAGGCAACGATGAGGGCGGCAACTAGCATGGGATGGTTCGCTGGCCAGCTGCACGTCGCGGCCGGGGCGGACTACGTATTCGGGGCTGACGCGACTGACAAGTTCCTCGCCCGCCTCGAGCCGCAGTTCAATCGCTGGCTAGCCACGCTAGATTGGGACAGCCTCGAGACCTCCGGCGAGCTGTGGCAGCGCACGGTTCTTGCTGACGCCCGCCTTCAGGCGAACGAGCTCGTTGCCGGCGCGGGGCCGAAGGCGATAGCCGGCAGGGTCGTGCCGCCTCGCAATGAAGGTGATAACCCGACGGTGGTGAGCGCCGGGGGGCTCAGGGACGCCCTAGCCAGAAAGCTGAAAAAGGATCTCCCCCTCGCTCATCCGCGGCCCACACAGCAACAGGAGGAAAACGCAACGTGA
- the cas3 gene encoding CRISPR-associated helicase Cas3' — protein sequence MHLPPSTLEFAQRANGWAARRSPQAKALWAKSGDETGHLCLPQHLVDTACAAAAVYDVWVPRRMKEWLAGRLEIDEDDVRRIYLWLSGVHDIGKATVTFQSQSYKEEFEHLVSAVRDSGLPVEMNSDERSLTKFPHGVASGIILKKWLRKCGYDPGFSGVVDAHHGIPSSGDGANEERSLTRYKSPWKAVHAELLDEMANLTNAREALEHARGDNVKALQILTGLVVMADWIASNQDAFPMVVGESQEERLCRGMEATDLTGPWSPAKTDVGSDRVFERAFGFAPRPVQRAFFDAASHLKQPGLLILEAETGVGKTEGALAAAMAMGKGAQGIYFAAPTMATANGLLERVMKWAESSVEDDHVSSMYLAHSKNQLSESYQKLRYYGVGKDHGKQGHVVASSWMSGRRRGLLSNVVVGTIDQVLMMALKQRYSMLRHVALAGKVVIFDEVHAFDTYTSDYLMRTIRWLAYYGASVIVMTATLPPERRQALVAAYTEAELPDIPSDAYPLITVATQESVETISVDPAPTNLVAEIRYLSDELDDLTAELGELLVDGGCALVICNTIARAQEAYRRIASGYPNDTELHHAGFVAWQRAEKEDGLRAALGPDAHRGQGRPYRRIVVATQVAEQSLDIDADVLITDIAPIDLIIQRIGRVHRHRRPESDRPKRLQSPQVIVRAIVGRDPVPEFDSGAAAIYGTKLLLATLANLPQTFRRPDDIPGLVRTVYSADSRIPSAWARAWEEAVAEDDQRQVEAHSRAGTYMLPVPEEAKQFTALFGLTDQAMAFLDREEAGNAQVRDAEPSVEVIPIVAGESVYRPYGGGFKDFEDSEEPPYKEARHLAASTVRLPARMTRWDDDFDAVVGGLEQITPIGWQQSNLLKGQLALPLDQHGEITIGRFTVRYTDELGIEIVSDGRGSDV from the coding sequence ATGCACCTACCACCTTCAACCCTCGAGTTTGCCCAGCGCGCGAACGGCTGGGCTGCACGTCGATCGCCTCAAGCGAAGGCTCTCTGGGCGAAGTCTGGGGACGAAACCGGGCACCTCTGCCTTCCGCAGCACCTCGTCGACACGGCATGCGCAGCTGCGGCGGTTTATGATGTCTGGGTGCCGCGCCGGATGAAGGAGTGGCTCGCGGGCCGCCTCGAGATCGACGAGGATGACGTGCGGCGGATCTACCTGTGGCTATCAGGCGTTCACGACATTGGAAAGGCGACGGTTACCTTCCAGTCGCAGAGCTACAAGGAAGAATTCGAGCACCTTGTCTCAGCCGTGAGGGACTCCGGCCTTCCAGTTGAGATGAACTCTGACGAGCGTAGTCTTACTAAGTTCCCGCATGGGGTGGCCTCGGGGATTATCCTCAAGAAGTGGCTGCGCAAGTGTGGTTATGACCCCGGATTTAGCGGAGTAGTTGATGCGCACCACGGAATACCTTCGTCTGGAGACGGGGCCAACGAGGAGCGTTCGCTGACTCGATACAAGTCACCGTGGAAGGCGGTCCACGCCGAACTTCTTGACGAAATGGCAAACCTTACCAACGCTCGGGAAGCCTTGGAACACGCCCGCGGCGACAATGTCAAGGCGCTTCAGATCCTCACGGGCCTTGTGGTCATGGCAGACTGGATCGCCTCCAACCAGGACGCGTTTCCGATGGTGGTCGGCGAGTCCCAGGAGGAGCGGCTGTGCCGCGGCATGGAGGCCACCGATCTTACCGGCCCGTGGTCCCCGGCCAAGACCGACGTTGGCTCAGATCGGGTATTCGAGCGCGCCTTCGGGTTCGCTCCGAGGCCTGTGCAACGCGCCTTTTTCGACGCCGCGTCGCACCTTAAGCAGCCTGGCCTGCTCATTCTAGAGGCCGAGACGGGCGTCGGAAAGACAGAAGGCGCTCTAGCCGCAGCCATGGCGATGGGGAAGGGGGCGCAAGGCATCTACTTCGCTGCGCCGACGATGGCGACGGCGAACGGGCTGCTCGAACGTGTCATGAAGTGGGCAGAGAGTTCGGTGGAAGACGATCACGTCTCGTCGATGTATCTGGCGCACTCGAAAAACCAGCTCTCCGAGTCGTATCAAAAATTGCGCTATTACGGCGTCGGGAAGGACCACGGAAAACAGGGGCACGTCGTGGCCAGTTCGTGGATGAGCGGGAGGCGGCGCGGTCTGCTCTCCAACGTGGTCGTCGGCACCATCGACCAGGTGCTCATGATGGCGCTTAAGCAGCGGTATTCCATGCTGCGGCACGTGGCGCTGGCCGGCAAGGTCGTGATCTTCGACGAGGTGCACGCTTTTGATACGTACACATCGGATTACCTCATGAGGACCATTCGCTGGCTTGCGTACTACGGGGCGAGCGTGATTGTGATGACAGCGACGCTGCCGCCGGAGCGTCGCCAAGCGCTTGTGGCCGCCTACACGGAGGCCGAACTGCCCGACATCCCGAGCGACGCATACCCCCTCATCACCGTGGCAACTCAGGAGTCCGTCGAAACCATTTCTGTCGATCCCGCACCGACGAATCTCGTCGCCGAGATCCGCTACCTTAGCGACGAGCTGGACGACTTAACCGCCGAGCTTGGGGAGCTGCTTGTCGACGGCGGCTGTGCGCTCGTCATATGCAACACCATCGCTCGAGCTCAGGAGGCATACCGGCGCATCGCCTCCGGGTACCCCAACGATACCGAGCTCCACCACGCGGGATTTGTCGCCTGGCAGCGCGCGGAGAAGGAAGATGGGCTGCGCGCCGCGCTCGGTCCCGATGCCCATCGTGGACAGGGCAGGCCGTATCGGCGCATCGTGGTAGCGACCCAGGTTGCCGAGCAGAGCTTGGACATCGATGCCGACGTCCTCATCACCGATATCGCGCCTATCGACCTAATAATTCAGCGCATCGGGCGCGTTCACCGCCACCGACGCCCGGAGTCGGATCGCCCAAAGCGTCTGCAGTCTCCGCAGGTGATCGTGCGGGCCATCGTCGGACGCGATCCTGTCCCTGAGTTCGACTCCGGCGCGGCAGCTATCTACGGAACCAAGCTGTTACTCGCGACCCTCGCGAACCTTCCGCAAACGTTCCGTCGACCCGACGACATCCCCGGGCTTGTTCGTACGGTCTACTCTGCGGATTCCAGAATCCCTTCTGCCTGGGCGCGGGCGTGGGAGGAAGCCGTCGCGGAAGACGACCAGCGTCAGGTGGAAGCTCACTCGCGTGCAGGAACATACATGCTTCCGGTTCCAGAAGAAGCGAAGCAATTTACCGCACTATTTGGGCTGACCGACCAAGCGATGGCGTTTCTCGACCGAGAGGAAGCCGGAAATGCCCAGGTCCGCGACGCAGAACCCTCCGTAGAGGTCATTCCAATCGTAGCGGGCGAGTCCGTCTACCGCCCGTATGGTGGTGGTTTTAAGGACTTCGAGGATAGTGAGGAACCTCCATATAAAGAGGCCCGGCACCTCGCCGCCAGCACCGTGCGGCTACCCGCGCGAATGACACGGTGGGACGACGACTTTGACGCGGTTGTCGGCGGCCTAGAGCAGATCACGCCTATCGGCTGGCAGCAGAGCAACCTACTGAAGGGGCAACTAGCCCTTCCTCTTGATCAGCACGGCGAGATCACAATCGGGAGGTTTACTGTGCGCTACACCGACGAGCTCGGAATCGAAATCGTGAGCGATGGACGGGGCAGTGATGTCTGA
- the cas1e gene encoding type I-E CRISPR-associated endonuclease Cas1e produces the protein MATPGEVPLTRKELARMGDRVSFLYAERCVVNRDNNALTITDQRGVAYVPATTIAALLLGPGSRVTYAAMALLGDAGCSVTWVGERGVRFYASGRPPAKSARMAEAQAAIVTNQRRRLDCARKMYGLRFPDEDVSQLTMAQLRGREGARMKKIYAREAERTGVSWTRRSYDPSDYESSDPINQALTSASAALYGVAHAVIAGLGFVPALGVVHSGTDRSFVYDIADLYKAEVAIPAAFDAASCGASSPGVEARRKVRDKVVERRLMPRMVADLKYLMDVSDADLITDVELMLWSELETIAAGVNWSEES, from the coding sequence GTGGCTACCCCAGGGGAGGTTCCGCTGACCCGCAAGGAGCTCGCTCGCATGGGTGATCGGGTGAGCTTCCTTTATGCGGAGCGTTGCGTGGTTAATCGAGATAACAACGCGCTCACCATTACTGATCAGAGAGGCGTTGCGTACGTCCCGGCGACGACCATTGCAGCCCTGCTTCTGGGTCCAGGCAGCCGAGTGACGTATGCTGCGATGGCTCTGCTCGGGGACGCGGGATGTTCCGTCACGTGGGTAGGGGAGCGGGGAGTTCGTTTCTACGCGTCGGGTCGCCCGCCCGCGAAGTCGGCGCGGATGGCTGAGGCGCAGGCGGCGATTGTGACCAATCAGCGCAGGCGCCTCGATTGCGCCAGAAAGATGTACGGCCTGCGCTTCCCTGATGAGGACGTCTCACAGCTGACGATGGCTCAATTGCGGGGGCGTGAGGGGGCACGCATGAAAAAGATCTACGCGAGGGAAGCAGAACGAACTGGCGTGAGCTGGACTAGGCGGTCGTATGATCCGAGTGATTACGAATCCTCTGACCCGATCAATCAGGCCCTTACCTCGGCTTCTGCGGCACTATATGGAGTAGCTCATGCGGTAATTGCCGGCCTCGGCTTTGTGCCTGCCCTCGGTGTCGTACACAGTGGAACGGATCGCTCTTTTGTCTACGACATCGCAGACCTATACAAAGCCGAAGTTGCCATCCCCGCTGCCTTTGACGCCGCATCTTGCGGAGCATCGAGTCCCGGGGTTGAGGCGCGACGAAAAGTCCGCGATAAAGTGGTGGAACGTCGTCTCATGCCTCGAATGGTTGCAGACTTAAAGTACCTCATGGACGTATCAGACGCCGACCTCATCACTGACGTCGAGCTTATGCTGTGGAGCGAGCTGGAAACAATCGCTGCCGGGGTGAATTGGTCTGAAGAATCATGA
- a CDS encoding UDP-glucose dehydrogenase family protein, translated as MRMTVIGTGYLGATHAACMAELGHEVLGVDVDENKINQLKAGKVPFFEPGLPEVLERNIASGRLDFTTDYARVAEFANVHFIGVGTPQQRGSYAADTRYVEAVIDDLVPQLTGRHVIFGKSTVPVGTAAALQERANRLAPAGTEVEIAWNPEFLREGYAVKDTIEPDRIVLGTRAQDSTAEDIAREVYATPLSNGTPFVLTDLQTAELVKVSANAFLATKISFINAVSEVCEIVGADVTQLADAIGYDDRIGRKFLGAGLGFGGGCLPKDIRAFMARAGELGADQALTFLREVDAINMRRRQRVVDIAREELGSLIGRRVTVLGAAFKPNSDDVRDSPALAVAGQLSLAGAAVRVFDPEAMDNARRVFPTLDYASSLDDALTNAELVILATEWQQFRDIDPAAAGELVDQRLIIDGRNVLPTEAWQAAGWKVRALGRG; from the coding sequence ATGCGTATGACGGTTATCGGCACCGGGTATCTCGGTGCAACCCACGCCGCCTGCATGGCCGAGCTTGGCCATGAGGTGCTCGGCGTGGACGTGGATGAGAACAAGATCAACCAGCTCAAGGCGGGCAAGGTGCCGTTTTTCGAGCCCGGCTTGCCGGAGGTGCTGGAGCGCAACATCGCGTCCGGCCGGCTTGATTTCACCACCGATTACGCGCGTGTCGCCGAGTTCGCCAACGTCCATTTCATCGGGGTGGGCACCCCGCAGCAGCGTGGCTCCTACGCCGCGGACACCCGTTACGTCGAAGCGGTTATCGACGACCTGGTGCCCCAGCTAACCGGCCGACACGTCATTTTCGGCAAGTCCACGGTGCCGGTGGGTACCGCCGCGGCGTTGCAGGAGCGCGCGAACCGGCTTGCCCCGGCGGGCACTGAGGTCGAGATCGCGTGGAACCCGGAGTTCCTGCGTGAGGGCTACGCCGTGAAGGACACCATCGAGCCGGACCGCATTGTGCTGGGCACCCGCGCGCAGGACTCCACCGCCGAGGACATCGCACGCGAGGTCTACGCCACGCCCCTGTCCAACGGCACCCCCTTCGTCCTCACCGACCTGCAGACCGCGGAGCTTGTGAAGGTCTCCGCGAACGCGTTTTTGGCCACGAAGATCTCGTTCATCAACGCGGTGAGCGAGGTCTGCGAGATCGTCGGAGCGGATGTGACCCAGCTGGCGGACGCCATCGGTTACGACGACCGCATCGGCCGCAAGTTCTTAGGCGCCGGTCTCGGCTTCGGCGGCGGTTGCCTGCCCAAGGATATCCGCGCGTTTATGGCGCGTGCCGGCGAGCTCGGCGCTGATCAGGCCCTGACCTTCCTCCGCGAGGTCGATGCCATCAACATGCGGCGCCGCCAGCGCGTCGTGGACATCGCCCGCGAGGAGCTCGGATCGCTGATCGGCCGGCGCGTCACCGTGCTGGGTGCGGCGTTCAAACCGAACTCCGACGACGTGCGCGACTCGCCAGCACTTGCCGTGGCTGGCCAGCTCTCCCTCGCCGGCGCGGCCGTGCGCGTGTTCGACCCGGAGGCCATGGACAACGCCCGCCGCGTCTTCCCCACGCTCGATTACGCATCTTCGCTTGATGACGCCTTAACAAACGCCGAACTCGTCATCCTCGCCACCGAGTGGCAGCAGTTCCGGGACATCGACCCGGCCGCCGCGGGCGAGCTCGTGGACCAGCGCCTCATTATCGACGGCCGCAACGTCCTGCCCACCGAGGCCTGGCAGGCCGCCGGTTGGAAGGTGCGGGCGCTAGGGCGCGGGTAG
- the cas6e gene encoding type I-E CRISPR-associated protein Cas6/Cse3/CasE, producing MTTFTRVLINPKCRGGAKLLTNPQAMHAAVRAAFPPDLDESDGRVLWRVDKHEHEHVLYIVGPEKPTTRHIVEQAGWETRPGESADYGRMLDSLMKGQRWRFELVANPTYSEPTPGKRGKVKAHVSETHQLEWLYKRAEAAGFALAPATLEDSSWTAVDVPAVVERGTDRFYRGTERKGRAVHIAKARFTGTLEVTDADSLRRTLVDGLGRSRAYGCGLLTLARVER from the coding sequence ATGACAACCTTTACTCGAGTACTCATCAACCCAAAGTGCCGTGGCGGGGCAAAGTTGCTTACCAACCCCCAAGCGATGCACGCGGCTGTGCGCGCCGCCTTTCCTCCGGATCTCGATGAATCGGACGGGCGGGTGCTATGGCGCGTCGACAAGCATGAACACGAGCACGTGCTCTACATTGTGGGGCCCGAGAAGCCCACCACCCGCCACATCGTCGAACAGGCAGGGTGGGAGACACGCCCGGGTGAGTCCGCTGATTACGGTCGGATGCTCGATTCGCTTATGAAAGGACAGAGGTGGCGCTTCGAACTGGTAGCGAACCCGACGTACTCCGAGCCCACGCCAGGCAAGCGCGGGAAGGTAAAGGCGCACGTGTCGGAAACGCACCAGCTCGAGTGGCTGTACAAGAGAGCCGAGGCTGCAGGTTTTGCGCTTGCGCCCGCGACCTTGGAGGACAGTAGCTGGACCGCAGTTGACGTTCCGGCCGTCGTGGAGCGCGGGACCGACCGCTTCTACCGCGGAACTGAGCGCAAAGGACGCGCAGTCCACATTGCCAAGGCGCGTTTTACAGGAACGCTTGAGGTCACCGACGCGGACTCGTTGCGACGCACGCTTGTGGACGGCCTCGGGCGCTCGCGGGCCTATGGCTGTGGGCTGCTCACGCTTGCGCGGGTGGAGCGCTAG
- the casB gene encoding type I-E CRISPR-associated protein Cse2/CasB — protein sequence MTHTTTDTTTDNRPQLRAAVGHTAKRLQESYLGSRGDRAAAIARGILAQLRKNSSRPANENPIGLQETLMVLSPQLSDSELGKADSASPSEYAAYTALSLFARHMQSAKRPAHIEAQSFAQACGRLVALSDSNSVKPRFDAMQLAATEEARAVHLRSLVDLLKARELGFDYGAFAGDLRALSSPKNRNGVLLRWGREFSRGLSNAPKTDPNSNTIDTEKEI from the coding sequence GTGACCCATACAACAACAGATACAACAACGGACAACAGGCCGCAGCTTCGCGCAGCGGTTGGCCACACAGCGAAGCGCCTGCAGGAGTCTTACCTCGGGTCCCGGGGGGATCGAGCGGCCGCAATCGCTCGAGGGATTCTCGCGCAGCTGCGCAAGAACTCCTCCCGCCCGGCGAACGAGAACCCCATCGGGCTGCAGGAGACCCTTATGGTCTTGAGCCCTCAGCTGTCTGATTCTGAACTGGGCAAGGCCGATTCCGCATCTCCCTCCGAGTACGCCGCATACACGGCTCTGTCGTTATTCGCCCGGCACATGCAGAGCGCGAAGAGGCCAGCGCACATCGAGGCTCAATCCTTCGCCCAGGCGTGCGGGAGGCTCGTAGCGCTGAGCGATTCCAACTCCGTCAAGCCGCGTTTCGACGCCATGCAGCTCGCAGCGACCGAGGAGGCGCGCGCAGTACACCTCCGCTCGCTGGTTGACCTTCTCAAGGCCCGGGAGCTCGGGTTCGACTACGGGGCGTTCGCGGGGGACCTCCGCGCGCTGTCCTCGCCCAAGAACAGGAACGGTGTGCTCCTCCGCTGGGGCCGTGAATTTTCCCGAGGCCTGAGCAATGCGCCGAAAACCGACCCCAACTCCAACACCATCGATACTGAAAAGGAAATCTAA
- the cas7e gene encoding type I-E CRISPR-associated protein Cas7/Cse4/CasC, translating to MSLVIDVHALQTIPPSLINRDDTGAPKSAIFGGVPRQRVSSQSWKRAIRRYFNESGAADSIGDRSTRLPEKIAKAVHERAGWDDATSIARVEELFKAAGIKTAVVKPKKSDEGEPVETSPYPRTGYLLFLSPHQIEKAVNLLMEADGEKIDKKAAKEALNGDNSVDVAMFGRMVADDAAFNVDAAVQVAHALGIHASSPEFDYFTAVDDLAAEGQETGAGMIGTVQMMSSTLYRYASVNVDGLEANIGSAEAAREAAVSFIDAFAKALPTGKVNTFANQTLPELVYVAVRDTRPVSLVNAFEEPVETSSAVGRRLAGAQSLAREEKQIEQTYGFVPRAAFVAALGELGNPFEGIAQKANLMELLDLTRDALVAAQGE from the coding sequence ATGTCTCTTGTCATTGACGTCCACGCGCTTCAGACCATCCCGCCCTCACTGATCAACCGCGACGACACTGGTGCGCCGAAGTCTGCGATCTTCGGAGGAGTGCCGCGCCAGCGCGTGTCTTCTCAGTCCTGGAAGCGCGCGATCCGCCGCTACTTCAACGAAAGCGGCGCCGCCGATTCCATCGGTGATCGTTCGACCCGTCTTCCCGAAAAGATCGCCAAAGCTGTGCATGAGAGGGCAGGCTGGGACGATGCCACATCCATCGCCCGCGTCGAGGAGCTCTTCAAAGCCGCCGGGATCAAGACCGCCGTGGTCAAGCCGAAGAAGTCCGATGAGGGTGAACCGGTGGAGACGTCGCCGTACCCGCGCACTGGCTACCTCCTGTTCCTCAGCCCCCACCAGATCGAAAAGGCAGTAAACCTGCTCATGGAGGCGGACGGAGAGAAGATCGACAAAAAGGCTGCAAAGGAAGCACTAAACGGCGACAACTCGGTCGATGTAGCGATGTTCGGACGCATGGTGGCTGATGATGCCGCTTTCAACGTCGATGCTGCCGTCCAAGTCGCTCATGCCCTGGGTATTCACGCATCCAGCCCCGAATTCGATTACTTCACGGCGGTGGACGATCTCGCCGCCGAAGGTCAGGAGACCGGCGCGGGAATGATCGGTACTGTGCAGATGATGTCGTCGACGCTGTATCGCTACGCTTCGGTCAACGTCGACGGCCTTGAGGCGAACATTGGATCTGCGGAAGCCGCACGCGAGGCCGCCGTCAGCTTCATCGACGCATTTGCTAAGGCGCTTCCAACCGGCAAGGTCAACACTTTCGCCAACCAGACGTTGCCGGAGCTTGTATACGTCGCTGTGCGTGATACTCGCCCGGTGAGCCTGGTCAACGCCTTCGAGGAACCGGTGGAAACCTCCTCGGCCGTGGGGCGGCGGCTAGCCGGTGCGCAGTCGCTCGCGCGGGAGGAAAAGCAGATTGAGCAGACCTACGGGTTTGTGCCTCGTGCGGCGTTCGTCGCTGCGCTCGGTGAGCTCGGCAACCCGTTCGAGGGCATCGCGCAGAAAGCAAACCTTATGGAGCTGCTGGACCTGACTCGTGACGCGCTTGTAGCCGCTCAAGGGGAGTAG
- the cas5e gene encoding type I-E CRISPR-associated protein Cas5/CasD: MSAFSLLLLLKGPMQSWGDESRFKTRATAATPTKSGIVGLLAAAQGRRRTDPVEDLAELTLAVRVDQSGSLLRDYQTAQPWLVDPTANASLVTRYFLSDAAFVAAVESPRRELLDGLAEALNAPAFPLFLGRRSCPAPPDLVLGVVESPAEEALSQHHTWHATTSHKKEREKRVKLPIYRDASPGEAGAVPRQDVPLSFDPRHRKYGWRNVILASYVEFDNELGRADDDFFSAVVSA; this comes from the coding sequence ATGTCGGCATTTTCTCTTTTGCTCCTGTTAAAGGGGCCTATGCAGTCGTGGGGCGATGAGTCTCGCTTCAAAACGCGCGCGACGGCAGCAACGCCGACGAAATCCGGGATCGTGGGTCTGTTGGCGGCCGCACAAGGTAGGCGCAGGACGGACCCCGTGGAAGACCTTGCAGAGCTTACCTTGGCGGTGCGGGTTGATCAGTCAGGTAGCCTTCTTAGGGATTATCAGACGGCCCAGCCGTGGCTCGTCGATCCGACGGCTAACGCGTCGCTGGTGACGCGCTACTTTCTTTCCGACGCCGCATTCGTCGCAGCCGTCGAATCCCCGCGCCGGGAACTTCTCGATGGTCTTGCAGAGGCTCTGAATGCACCAGCGTTTCCGCTGTTCCTCGGGCGCCGCTCCTGCCCTGCCCCACCTGATCTGGTACTCGGCGTGGTCGAATCCCCGGCAGAAGAAGCGCTTAGTCAGCACCACACGTGGCACGCGACAACGTCCCACAAGAAGGAGCGGGAAAAGCGCGTCAAGCTGCCGATCTACCGCGATGCGTCGCCGGGCGAGGCAGGTGCGGTGCCACGGCAAGACGTCCCCCTATCGTTCGACCCGCGGCACCGGAAGTACGGGTGGCGAAACGTCATCCTTGCCAGCTACGTCGAATTCGACAACGAGTTAGGCCGTGCGGACGATGACTTTTTCAGCGCGGTGGTGTCGGCATGA
- the cas2e gene encoding type I-E CRISPR-associated endoribonuclease Cas2e, with protein sequence MMVLVITACPAGLRGDLTKWLAEISPGVFVGRPSARVRDLLWERTELLVKDGRALLVYSSDNEQGMEFRTHRHDWVPEDFDGFTLMVRQKPQSENARRTGWSNARRQRRTYKGR encoded by the coding sequence ATGATGGTTCTCGTCATCACTGCATGCCCGGCCGGACTCCGAGGGGACTTGACCAAATGGCTTGCCGAGATCTCCCCGGGGGTCTTTGTGGGGCGGCCGTCGGCACGCGTGCGCGATTTGCTGTGGGAGCGTACGGAGCTGCTTGTCAAAGACGGGAGGGCGTTGCTTGTCTATTCCTCCGATAACGAGCAGGGGATGGAGTTTAGGACGCACCGACACGATTGGGTTCCAGAGGACTTTGATGGTTTTACGTTGATGGTCCGACAGAAGCCACAGAGCGAGAACGCTAGACGCACCGGTTGGAGCAACGCTAGGCGGCAGCGGAGGACTTATAAGGGGCGGTAG